Proteins encoded in a region of the Puniceibacterium sp. IMCC21224 genome:
- a CDS encoding NADH-quinone oxidoreductase subunit M, producing MDNLLSIVTFLPALAALILALFLRGGDPAADRNAKWLALIATSATFLISLFILAQFDRTNTGFQMVEQGDWLLGTQYKMGVDGISILFVMLTTFMMPLVIAASWDVNSRVKEYMIAFLLLETLMLGVFMALDLVLFYLFFEAGLIPMFLIIGIWGGKNRIYASFKFFLYTFLGSVLMLVAMVAMFTDAGTTDIPTLMTHDFASETISVLGIQVIGGLQTMMFLAFFASFAVKMPMWPVHTWLPDAHVQAPTAGSVVLAAILLKMGGYGFLRFSLPMFPIGAEVMTPLVLWMSAIAIVYTSLVALVQEDMKKLIAYSSVAHMGYVTMGIFAGNQQGIDGAIFQMISHGFISGALFLCVGVIYDRMHTREIDAYGGLVNRMPAYAMIFMFFTMANVGLPGTSGFVGEFLTLMGIFQTNTWVAAVATSGVILSAAYALWLYRRVVMGDLIKESLKTIKDMTRREKAIFAPLVVMTLWMGVYPAPILDRIGPSVEALVAQYDTALADAADARQVAEN from the coding sequence ATGGATAACCTTCTTTCCATTGTCACGTTTCTTCCGGCTTTGGCTGCGCTGATCCTGGCCCTGTTTCTGCGCGGCGGTGATCCGGCTGCGGATCGGAACGCGAAATGGCTGGCGCTGATTGCGACCTCGGCCACCTTCCTGATCTCGCTGTTTATTCTGGCACAGTTTGACCGGACCAACACCGGCTTCCAGATGGTTGAGCAGGGTGATTGGCTGCTGGGCACGCAGTACAAGATGGGCGTTGACGGGATCTCGATCCTGTTTGTGATGCTGACCACCTTTATGATGCCGCTGGTGATTGCAGCGTCCTGGGACGTCAACTCCCGCGTCAAGGAATACATGATCGCCTTCCTGCTGCTGGAAACGCTGATGCTTGGCGTGTTCATGGCGCTGGATCTGGTGCTGTTCTACCTTTTCTTCGAGGCGGGTCTGATCCCGATGTTCTTGATCATCGGCATCTGGGGCGGCAAAAACCGGATCTACGCGTCGTTTAAATTCTTCCTCTACACGTTCCTCGGATCGGTTCTGATGCTGGTGGCGATGGTGGCGATGTTCACGGACGCAGGCACCACCGATATTCCGACGCTGATGACCCATGACTTTGCATCCGAAACGATCAGCGTGCTGGGAATCCAGGTGATTGGCGGATTGCAGACGATGATGTTCCTGGCGTTCTTTGCGAGCTTTGCGGTCAAGATGCCGATGTGGCCAGTCCATACCTGGCTGCCGGACGCGCATGTGCAGGCGCCGACCGCAGGGTCGGTGGTACTGGCAGCGATCCTGCTCAAGATGGGGGGCTATGGTTTCCTGCGGTTCAGTCTGCCGATGTTCCCGATTGGCGCCGAGGTAATGACGCCGCTGGTCTTGTGGATGAGTGCGATCGCGATTGTCTACACCAGCCTCGTCGCGCTGGTGCAGGAGGATATGAAAAAGCTGATCGCCTACAGCTCCGTTGCCCATATGGGGTATGTCACCATGGGGATCTTTGCCGGCAACCAGCAGGGTATTGATGGGGCGATCTTTCAGATGATCAGCCACGGCTTTATCTCTGGCGCTCTGTTCCTGTGCGTGGGCGTGATCTACGACCGGATGCACACCCGCGAGATTGACGCCTATGGTGGTCTGGTGAACCGGATGCCGGCCTATGCGATGATCTTTATGTTCTTCACCATGGCCAATGTCGGCCTGCCGGGGACATCTGGTTTCGTTGGTGAATTCCTGACGCTCATGGGCATTTTCCAGACCAACACCTGGGTTGCTGCGGTTGCGACCAGCGGCGTGATCCTGTCGGCGGCCTATGCGCTGTGGCTGTATCGTCGGGTGGTGATGGGCGATCTGATCAAGGAAAGCCTAAAAACCATCAAAGACATGACCCGGCGCGAAAAGGCGATTTTTGCGCCGCTGGTGGTGATGACGCTGTGGATGGGGGTTTATCCGGCACCAATCCTTGACCGCATCGGCCCGTCGGTCGAAGCACTGGTGGCACAATACGATACGGCACTGGCCGACGCGGCTGACGCGCGGCAAGTGGCCGAGAACTGA
- the nuoN gene encoding NADH-quinone oxidoreductase subunit NuoN has translation MIQADLTIILPEIVLAVCAMLALVGAVYTEKDKLAPALVWGTAGLFVLIAVLIGSSGEGTQVAFGGMFIDDAFSRFAKIVILVSAAAVLLMSVEYMTRRGLLRFEYPVLVVLSVVGMMMMVSAGDLMSLYMGLELQSLALYVVASLRRDSAKSTEAGLKYFVLGALSSGLLLYGASLTYGFAGTTLFSGIIQTVADGDVSLGLLFGLVMMIAGLAFKVSAVPFHMWTPDVYEGAPTPITAFFATAPKMAAMGLFARMLHDAFGGAVGDWQQVIALLSVLSMYLGAVAAIGQRNIKRLMAYSSISHMGFALMGLAAGTALGVQAMLIYMAIYVTMNVGTFAFILSMERDGAPVTDIMALNMYSKKEPARALAMLVLLFSLAGVPPLVGFFGKLYVLRAAYDAGLGWLAVAGVVASVIGAFYYLRMVFYMYFGDESEEGLDVGGSPVLFGFLVASAAIMVIGVVNLFGIEGAAASAAVTLVN, from the coding sequence ATGATCCAGGCTGATCTGACGATAATCCTGCCAGAAATTGTGCTGGCCGTGTGTGCCATGCTGGCTCTGGTGGGGGCGGTCTATACCGAAAAGGACAAGCTGGCCCCGGCATTGGTCTGGGGCACGGCGGGGCTTTTTGTGCTCATCGCGGTGTTGATCGGCAGCAGCGGCGAGGGCACGCAGGTGGCCTTTGGCGGCATGTTTATCGACGATGCCTTTTCCCGGTTTGCGAAAATCGTGATTTTGGTCTCGGCGGCTGCGGTCTTGCTGATGAGCGTCGAATATATGACCCGGCGCGGGCTGCTTCGGTTCGAATATCCGGTTCTGGTGGTGCTGAGCGTCGTCGGCATGATGATGATGGTGTCCGCGGGCGATCTGATGTCGCTTTATATGGGGCTGGAACTACAATCTCTGGCGCTTTATGTCGTTGCGTCGCTGCGCCGTGATTCAGCAAAATCGACCGAAGCCGGTCTGAAGTATTTTGTGCTTGGCGCGCTCAGCTCGGGTCTTCTGCTTTATGGTGCGTCACTGACTTATGGCTTTGCCGGAACGACGCTGTTCTCGGGGATCATTCAGACGGTTGCAGATGGCGACGTGTCGCTGGGCCTGCTGTTCGGCCTTGTGATGATGATCGCTGGTCTGGCTTTCAAGGTATCAGCGGTGCCGTTTCACATGTGGACCCCGGACGTCTATGAGGGCGCTCCAACTCCGATCACCGCATTTTTTGCGACGGCGCCCAAGATGGCCGCGATGGGTCTGTTCGCGCGGATGCTGCACGATGCCTTTGGTGGTGCAGTGGGGGATTGGCAGCAGGTAATCGCGCTGCTGTCGGTGCTTTCGATGTACCTGGGGGCGGTGGCCGCGATTGGTCAGCGTAATATCAAACGTCTGATGGCCTATTCGTCGATCTCGCATATGGGCTTTGCCCTGATGGGCCTGGCAGCGGGTACGGCGCTGGGTGTGCAAGCGATGCTGATCTACATGGCGATCTATGTGACGATGAACGTCGGAACCTTTGCTTTTATCCTGTCGATGGAGCGGGACGGTGCGCCGGTGACGGATATTATGGCGCTCAACATGTATTCCAAAAAAGAGCCTGCGCGCGCGTTGGCGATGCTGGTGCTGTTGTTCAGCCTGGCCGGGGTGCCGCCGCTGGTTGGCTTCTTTGGCAAGCTATATGTGTTGCGCGCCGCGTATGATGCGGGACTGGGCTGGCTGGCGGTGGCCGGTGTTGTAGCGAGCGTGATCGGCGCATTCTATTATTTGCGGATGGTCTTCTACATGTATTTCGGTGACGAAAGTGAAGAGGGTTTGGATGTCGGCGGATCGCCGGTGCTCTTTGGGTTCCTTGTGGCGTCGGCAGCGATCATGGTGATCGGCGTTGTGAACCTGTTTGGGATAGAGGGTGCCGCGGCATCAGCGGCAGTAACGCTTGTCAACTGA
- a CDS encoding ribonuclease J, which yields MSSERIIYLPLGGAGEIGMNAYVYGYGKPDQERLILVDLGVTFPDMDGTPGVDLILPDISWLKERRDRLEAIFITHAHEDHVGAIGHFWEQLGAPIYARAFTANIARHKMAEHGHSEQTVKVVTPWPETTQAGPFSVGFLPMSHSIPESSALVIDTPQGRLLHTGDFKLDETPLVGEPFDPAAWADVSKDGVKALICDSTNIFSQHAGRSEATVGPEIERLVGEAKGMVVATTFASNVARVKTLAEAGSRAGRSIVLLGRAMRRMIEAATETGVLKGFPPVVPPEEASSIPRENLMLLVTGSQGERRAASAQLARGKYQGLVMKEGDTFLFSSKTIPGNEKGVIRIMNQFSELGVDVVDDSSGLYHVSGHANGPDLARLQDIVAPQIVVPMHGEHRHLREHVKLAQGKGRKGVLAVNGMMIDLSGNTPTVVDYIETGRTYVDGSVKIGALDGVVRDRIRMALNGHVIITVIMDENDKPLGEPWCETMGLPEKGRSHVPLVDVLEEDLSQFMGRSGDKILRDDDKLEEGLKRVARQSSQSEIGKKPEVTIVVSRLS from the coding sequence ATGAGCAGCGAACGCATTATCTACCTGCCCCTCGGAGGGGCAGGCGAAATCGGTATGAACGCCTATGTCTATGGCTATGGCAAGCCGGATCAGGAACGGCTGATCTTGGTTGATCTGGGTGTCACCTTTCCGGATATGGACGGCACACCCGGGGTCGATCTGATCCTGCCCGACATCAGCTGGCTCAAGGAACGCCGTGACCGGCTTGAGGCGATTTTTATTACTCACGCGCACGAGGATCACGTCGGCGCGATCGGGCATTTCTGGGAACAATTGGGTGCACCAATCTATGCCCGTGCCTTTACCGCCAATATTGCACGGCACAAGATGGCCGAGCATGGCCATTCCGAACAAACGGTCAAGGTGGTTACCCCCTGGCCTGAGACAACTCAGGCCGGGCCGTTCAGTGTCGGTTTTTTACCGATGTCGCATTCGATTCCCGAGAGCTCGGCTTTGGTGATCGACACGCCGCAGGGGCGGCTGTTGCATACGGGCGATTTCAAGCTGGACGAAACGCCGCTGGTGGGCGAACCCTTCGATCCCGCCGCCTGGGCCGATGTCTCAAAGGATGGTGTCAAAGCGCTGATATGCGATTCCACCAATATCTTTTCTCAGCACGCGGGTCGTTCCGAGGCAACAGTCGGCCCCGAGATTGAGCGGCTGGTGGGTGAGGCGAAAGGCATGGTCGTGGCGACCACCTTTGCCAGCAATGTCGCACGGGTCAAGACGCTGGCCGAGGCGGGGTCGCGGGCAGGGCGGTCGATCGTGCTGCTGGGCCGTGCCATGCGCCGCATGATCGAGGCAGCGACCGAAACCGGCGTGCTTAAGGGATTTCCGCCTGTGGTGCCGCCCGAAGAGGCGTCGTCGATTCCGCGCGAAAATCTGATGCTGCTGGTCACCGGGTCACAGGGTGAACGGCGCGCGGCGTCGGCGCAACTGGCACGCGGAAAGTATCAGGGGCTGGTGATGAAAGAGGGGGATACCTTTCTCTTTAGTTCCAAGACCATTCCGGGCAATGAAAAAGGTGTGATCCGCATCATGAACCAGTTTTCCGAACTGGGGGTGGATGTCGTTGATGACAGCTCGGGCTTGTATCATGTGTCGGGCCACGCCAACGGTCCGGATCTGGCGCGGCTGCAGGATATCGTTGCGCCGCAAATTGTGGTGCCGATGCACGGCGAACACCGCCATCTGCGCGAACATGTGAAATTGGCGCAGGGCAAAGGCCGCAAAGGCGTTCTGGCGGTCAACGGCATGATGATCGACCTGTCGGGCAACACACCGACGGTGGTCGACTACATCGAAACCGGCCGTACCTATGTAGATGGTTCGGTCAAGATCGGTGCGCTTGACGGCGTGGTGCGTGATCGTATCCGCATGGCGCTGAACGGCCACGTGATCATCACGGTGATCATGGACGAAAACGATAAACCGCTGGGGGAACCTTGGTGTGAGACGATGGGCCTGCCGGAAAAGGGGCGCAGTCACGTGCCGCTGGTTGATGTGCTCGAAGAGGATCTGAGCCAGTTTATGGGACGTTCGGGCGACAAGATTTTGCGAGACGATGACAAGCTCGAAGAGGGGCTAAAGCGCGTGGCGCGCCAATCCTCGCAGAGCGAGATCGGCAAGAAACCGGAAGTCACAATTGTGGTCAGCCGTCTGAGTTGA
- a CDS encoding type III pantothenate kinase, whose product MLLAIDCGNTNTVFSIWDGTGFVATWRTSTEHQRTADQYYVWLSTLMRFQNIDANITDVIVSSTVPRVVFNLRVLADRYFNTRPIVVGKPECLLPVAVRVDAGTQVGPDRLVNTVAGFDLFGGDLIVVDFGTATTFDVVDSDGAYVGGVIAPGVNLSLQALHQAAAALPHVDISKPQSVVGTNTVACMQSGIFWGYIGLVREICARIKAERERPMKIIATGGLAPLFQQTEDLFDHLVEDLTMHGLTVIHQYNRTED is encoded by the coding sequence ATGCTTCTGGCGATTGATTGCGGCAACACGAATACGGTTTTTTCCATCTGGGACGGGACTGGCTTTGTTGCGACCTGGCGTACCTCGACTGAACATCAACGGACGGCGGATCAGTATTACGTCTGGCTGAGTACGTTGATGCGGTTTCAGAACATCGACGCGAATATCACCGATGTGATCGTGTCGTCGACGGTGCCACGTGTGGTGTTCAACCTGCGGGTTCTGGCTGATCGTTACTTTAACACCCGGCCCATCGTGGTGGGCAAGCCGGAGTGCCTGTTGCCGGTGGCGGTCCGCGTCGATGCGGGCACCCAGGTCGGGCCGGACCGGCTGGTAAATACGGTGGCGGGGTTTGACTTGTTCGGCGGCGATCTGATCGTGGTGGATTTCGGCACTGCGACGACCTTTGATGTGGTGGACAGTGATGGCGCCTATGTTGGCGGCGTGATAGCACCCGGCGTGAACCTGAGCCTTCAGGCGCTGCATCAAGCAGCGGCGGCACTGCCGCATGTAGACATTTCGAAACCGCAGTCCGTGGTGGGAACAAACACCGTGGCTTGCATGCAATCAGGGATTTTCTGGGGCTACATCGGGCTGGTGCGAGAGATTTGTGCGCGCATCAAGGCCGAACGTGAGCGGCCCATGAAGATCATCGCGACAGGCGGGCTGGCGCCTTTATTCCAGCAGACCGAGGATCTGTTCGACCATTTGGTCGAGGATCTGACCATGCACGGGCTGACCGTGATTCATCAATATAACAGAACTGAGGACTGA
- a CDS encoding biotin--[acetyl-CoA-carboxylase] ligase — MSWPEGYERRVLAQVDSTNAEASRIADTLAGPAWILARHQTAARGRRGRPWSMAKGNFAATLVLRPVETAEVVALRSFVASLALHEALVMTTGRTDGLSLKWPNDVLLNGGKVAGILLESLGQRQGVSHLAIGIGVNLEVAPSEDEVEPGAIRPVSLMSATGVAIDPEAFLDLLATAYARVETMFRTQGFAPIRQAWLLRAARLGEIITARTGTRETTGTFETVDAQGHLVLVTAQGRERIAAADVFF; from the coding sequence GTGAGTTGGCCCGAGGGCTACGAACGTCGTGTGTTGGCTCAGGTGGATAGCACCAATGCCGAAGCGTCACGGATCGCGGACACTTTGGCAGGGCCTGCGTGGATACTTGCACGACATCAGACGGCGGCGCGTGGTCGACGTGGGCGTCCATGGTCGATGGCAAAGGGTAATTTTGCAGCAACACTGGTGCTACGCCCCGTCGAGACGGCCGAGGTTGTGGCGTTGCGGTCCTTTGTGGCGTCGCTTGCGCTGCACGAGGCGCTGGTGATGACCACGGGCCGGACCGATGGGCTGAGTTTGAAATGGCCCAACGATGTTTTGCTGAACGGTGGCAAGGTAGCGGGCATTTTGCTGGAGAGTCTGGGTCAGCGCCAAGGGGTCAGCCATCTGGCGATTGGTATCGGTGTGAACCTGGAAGTAGCCCCGTCCGAGGATGAGGTCGAACCCGGAGCGATACGACCGGTTTCTCTGATGTCTGCCACAGGCGTGGCGATTGATCCCGAGGCGTTCCTCGATCTGCTTGCGACGGCCTATGCGCGGGTCGAGACGATGTTTCGCACGCAGGGTTTTGCGCCGATCCGGCAGGCGTGGCTGTTACGTGCTGCAAGATTGGGTGAAATCATCACGGCCCGAACTGGCACACGCGAGACAACCGGCACGTTCGAAACCGTCGACGCGCAGGGTCATCTGGTGCTGGTGACGGCGCAGGGTCGCGAACGGATCGCAGCGGCAGATGTTTTTTTCTGA
- the nuoK gene encoding NADH-quinone oxidoreductase subunit NuoK — MIGLEHYLTVAATLFVIGIFGLFLNRKNVIILLMSIELMLLAVNINFVAFSSFLNDLVGQVFTLFVLTVAAAEAAIGLAILVCFFRNRGTIAVEDVNVMKG, encoded by the coding sequence ATGATCGGACTTGAACATTATTTGACAGTTGCGGCGACGCTGTTTGTCATTGGCATCTTCGGGCTTTTCCTGAACCGCAAGAATGTGATCATCCTGCTGATGAGCATCGAATTGATGCTGCTGGCGGTGAATATCAACTTTGTCGCCTTTTCGTCGTTCCTGAACGATCTGGTGGGGCAGGTCTTCACGCTGTTTGTCCTGACGGTTGCAGCGGCCGAAGCGGCGATCGGTCTGGCCATTCTGGTCTGCTTCTTCCGCAACCGCGGCACGATTGCCGTGGAAGATGTCAACGTGATGAAAGGCTGA
- a CDS encoding carboxymuconolactone decarboxylase family protein, whose amino-acid sequence MSLDEPNTDAYTRGKALSERVNPGMEDALQARYDALVPGMARTVVDVAYGQFYARGVVDEKTRLLATVAALAALGGQTRPQLKVNIASARAVGASREEVCEIIFQMALYGGLPSMINAMNAALEVFETEETSA is encoded by the coding sequence ATGAGCCTGGATGAGCCAAATACAGACGCCTATACGCGGGGCAAGGCGCTTTCTGAACGGGTGAATCCCGGGATGGAGGACGCATTGCAAGCGCGGTATGACGCCTTGGTTCCGGGCATGGCGCGCACGGTTGTGGATGTGGCGTATGGCCAGTTCTACGCCCGTGGCGTGGTCGACGAAAAGACCCGGTTGCTTGCGACAGTAGCGGCTCTGGCAGCACTTGGCGGGCAGACGCGACCCCAGCTCAAGGTTAATATCGCCAGCGCCCGCGCCGTCGGAGCCAGCCGCGAGGAGGTCTGCGAGATCATCTTTCAGATGGCGCTCTATGGTGGCTTGCCGTCGATGATCAACGCGATGAACGCCGCATTAGAAGTCTTTGAGACTGAGGAGACGTCAGCATGA
- a CDS encoding NADH-quinone oxidoreductase subunit J — MSVFAFYLFAISTIVGGLFTVVSRNPVHSVLWLILAFLSSAGLFVLLGAEFVAMLLIIVYVGAVAVLFLFVVMMLDIDFAELKAEMARYMPLALLFAVIILMQFAIAFGAWQSSDAAEGLRLNEIVAGTENTAALGLVLYDQYFLLFQLAGLILLVAMIGAIVLTLRHRTGIKRQDVVAQMMRDPAKAMELRDVKPGQGL, encoded by the coding sequence ATGAGCGTCTTTGCCTTCTACCTCTTTGCGATCAGCACAATCGTCGGCGGGTTGTTCACCGTCGTCAGCCGCAACCCGGTGCATTCGGTGCTATGGCTCATTCTGGCGTTTCTGTCGTCGGCGGGGCTGTTCGTGCTGCTGGGGGCGGAATTTGTCGCGATGCTGCTGATCATTGTTTATGTCGGCGCGGTCGCGGTGCTGTTCCTGTTTGTGGTGATGATGCTCGATATCGACTTTGCTGAACTCAAGGCTGAAATGGCGCGCTATATGCCGCTGGCGTTGCTGTTTGCCGTGATCATCCTGATGCAATTCGCCATCGCCTTCGGTGCATGGCAATCCTCTGATGCGGCTGAGGGTTTGCGCTTGAACGAAATCGTCGCCGGAACCGAGAATACCGCCGCTCTGGGGCTGGTACTGTATGATCAGTATTTCCTGCTGTTCCAGCTGGCAGGCCTGATCCTGCTGGTGGCGATGATTGGCGCGATTGTGCTGACATTGCGCCACCGTACCGGGATCAAACGCCAGGACGTGGTTGCCCAGATGATGCGCGATCCGGCCAAGGCGATGGAGCTGCGTGATGTGAAACCTGGGCAGGGTCTCTGA
- a CDS encoding carboxymuconolactone decarboxylase family protein, with the protein MSGKTPFELMMEQAQEMAKAFNPAMTSFDPKGFEQLWPTMPKEFMEMSFGRGISKEGLDAKTRLLLTLAGLTMQGAQADTQVRMTVRHALEAGATKDEIAETIAQMSMFAGIPAMTRAMELARDVMEDKKDPET; encoded by the coding sequence ATGAGTGGCAAGACCCCGTTTGAGCTGATGATGGAGCAGGCGCAGGAGATGGCGAAGGCGTTCAATCCGGCAATGACCTCGTTCGATCCCAAAGGGTTTGAACAGCTTTGGCCAACAATGCCCAAGGAATTTATGGAGATGAGTTTCGGCAGGGGCATCAGCAAGGAAGGTCTGGACGCCAAGACCCGGCTGTTGCTGACGCTGGCCGGGCTGACAATGCAGGGCGCACAGGCTGATACGCAGGTGCGCATGACTGTACGCCATGCGCTTGAGGCGGGCGCCACCAAAGACGAAATTGCCGAGACCATCGCACAGATGTCGATGTTCGCAGGTATACCGGCCATGACCCGCGCCATGGAATTGGCGCGCGATGTCATGGAAGACAAAAAGGATCCCGAGACATGA
- the nuoL gene encoding NADH-quinone oxidoreductase subunit L has translation MESLILFSPLAGSLIAGFGWKLIGERGAMWVSTGLLFVACAFSWIIFLTFDGVTDKIEIFRWIESGTLSTDWAIRLDRLTAIMLIVITTVSALVHLYSFGYMDHDPQWKDDEVYKPRFFAYLSFFTFAMLMLVTSDNLVQMFFGWEGVGVASYLLIGFYYRKPTANAAAIKAFVVNRVGDFGFALGIFGLFYLVDSIKFDDVFAAGPQLAQTQISFLWSEFNAANLIALLLFIGAMGKSAQLFLHTWLPDAMEGPTPVSALIHAATMVTAGVFLVCRMSPLMEYAPETMQFVTFLGATTAFFAATVGLVQNDIKRVIAYSTCSQLGYMFVAAGVGVYGVAMFHLFTHAFFKAMLFLGAGSVIHAMHHEQDMRNYGGLRKKIPYTFAAMMIGTLAITGVGIPLTHIGFAGFLSKDAVIESAWAGTQGGYAFWMLVVAALFTSFYSWRLIFLTFYGEARGDKHTHEHAHESPMVMLIPLGVLGLGAIFSGMLWYNSFFGDHDKMNAFFGLPAHRAEASEHGAVEAGHAEASATDRAEEAAEPDHSGAASLDAGEATDHAIAADGTHVTMGGIVPQGAIYMGSDNTVIDDAHHAPVWVKISPFIAMIIGFGVAFLFYIMNPTLPARLAASQQPLYQFLLNKWYFDEIYDFIFIQPAKALGRLLWKRGDGDVIDGSLNGIAMGIVPFFTRLAGRAQSGYIFTYAFAMVVGIAVLVTWMSFVGGVE, from the coding sequence ATGGAATCGCTCATCCTCTTTTCGCCTTTGGCGGGGTCGCTGATTGCGGGGTTCGGCTGGAAACTGATCGGCGAACGCGGCGCCATGTGGGTCTCCACTGGGCTGCTGTTTGTGGCCTGCGCGTTTTCGTGGATCATCTTTCTGACCTTTGACGGCGTCACCGACAAGATCGAGATTTTCCGCTGGATCGAAAGCGGCACCCTCAGCACTGATTGGGCGATCCGTCTGGACCGGCTGACAGCGATCATGCTGATCGTGATCACTACGGTATCGGCGTTGGTTCACCTTTATAGCTTTGGCTACATGGACCACGACCCGCAGTGGAAAGACGACGAGGTCTACAAACCCCGGTTTTTCGCCTATCTGTCGTTTTTTACCTTTGCCATGCTGATGCTGGTGACGTCTGACAATCTTGTTCAGATGTTCTTTGGCTGGGAGGGCGTTGGCGTCGCATCCTACCTCTTGATCGGGTTCTACTACCGTAAACCCACGGCCAACGCGGCGGCAATCAAGGCATTTGTGGTCAACCGTGTCGGCGATTTCGGCTTTGCGCTGGGAATTTTTGGGCTGTTCTACCTGGTGGATTCGATCAAGTTCGACGATGTATTCGCCGCAGGACCACAGCTGGCGCAAACGCAGATTTCGTTCCTGTGGAGTGAATTTAACGCAGCCAACCTGATAGCTTTGCTGCTGTTCATAGGCGCGATGGGTAAATCGGCACAATTGTTCCTGCACACATGGTTGCCCGACGCGATGGAAGGTCCGACGCCTGTTTCGGCCCTGATCCATGCCGCAACGATGGTGACCGCCGGTGTGTTTCTGGTTTGCCGTATGTCACCGCTGATGGAATACGCACCCGAGACGATGCAATTTGTCACCTTCCTTGGTGCGACGACGGCGTTCTTTGCCGCCACCGTGGGGCTGGTCCAGAACGATATCAAGCGTGTGATTGCCTATTCGACCTGCTCACAGCTGGGCTATATGTTTGTGGCCGCTGGCGTTGGCGTCTACGGCGTCGCGATGTTCCACTTGTTCACGCATGCCTTCTTTAAGGCGATGCTGTTCCTCGGCGCTGGTTCGGTGATCCACGCGATGCACCACGAACAGGACATGCGGAATTATGGCGGTCTGCGTAAAAAGATCCCGTATACATTTGCGGCGATGATGATCGGCACGCTGGCGATCACTGGGGTTGGTATTCCGCTCACCCACATTGGTTTTGCAGGCTTCCTGTCCAAAGACGCTGTGATCGAAAGCGCTTGGGCCGGGACCCAGGGCGGTTACGCCTTCTGGATGCTGGTGGTCGCGGCGCTGTTCACCAGTTTCTATTCATGGCGGCTGATCTTCCTCACTTTTTATGGTGAGGCGCGCGGCGACAAACACACGCATGAACACGCACACGAAAGCCCGATGGTCATGCTGATCCCTCTCGGGGTCCTGGGGCTGGGCGCGATCTTCTCGGGGATGCTGTGGTACAACAGCTTCTTTGGCGACCATGACAAGATGAACGCCTTTTTCGGTCTTCCGGCACACCGCGCCGAGGCCTCGGAACATGGCGCTGTCGAAGCCGGGCATGCCGAAGCATCGGCAACCGACCGTGCCGAAGAGGCGGCAGAGCCGGATCATTCGGGTGCGGCCAGCCTTGACGCGGGTGAAGCCACGGATCATGCAATCGCAGCCGACGGCACGCATGTGACCATGGGGGGGATCGTGCCGCAGGGTGCCATCTATATGGGCAGCGACAACACCGTGATCGACGATGCCCACCATGCGCCTGTCTGGGTCAAGATCAGCCCGTTCATTGCGATGATCATCGGGTTTGGCGTGGCGTTCCTGTTCTACATTATGAACCCAACACTCCCCGCGCGTTTGGCCGCAAGTCAGCAACCGCTCTATCAGTTCCTGCTGAACAAATGGTACTTTGACGAGATCTACGACTTTATCTTCATACAACCGGCCAAGGCGCTGGGGCGTTTGCTGTGGAAACGCGGCGATGGCGATGTGATTGACGGATCGTTGAACGGTATTGCCATGGGAATTGTGCCGTTTTTCACCCGGCTCGCCGGGCGGGCACAATCGGGATACATCTTTACCTACGCCTTTGCGATGGTTGTTGGAATTGCGGTGCTCGTCACCTGGATGTCCTTTGTCGGAGGGGTCGAGTAA